The following proteins are encoded in a genomic region of Necator americanus strain Aroian chromosome II, whole genome shotgun sequence:
- a CDS encoding hypothetical protein (NECATOR_CHRII.G6408.T1) has translation MNMENDLKEELNRRMRATWAAFAAVREAADQLTDQDLRAHLFDSTVLPALCYAAETWADSAATSRKLLTTHRALQRCLLKFNRRTQHLAGLRSSNLRRMSRLRDPAEYVSKAKHRWAGHIMRRIDDRWTKRTLGWIPRDAKRPRGRPPTRWGDVFVTRMDHLRAQLDTAQGRRKRHSRSLRTSWMAMARERNEWKRCWGSHVQ, from the coding sequence atgaacatggaaaacgacttgaaggaagaactgaatagaagaatgagagcaacatgggcagcattcgcagctgTCAGGGAAGCtgcggaccaactgacggaccaagatcttcgtgcccatctgttcgactcgacagttcttccagcgctctgttacgcagcggagacgtgggcagacagcGCTGCCACGTccaggaagctacttactacccacagagcccttcagagatgtctcctgaagtttaaccggcgcacacaacaccttgccggtcttcgtagctccaaCTTAAGaagaatgtcccgtcttcgcgacccagcggaatatgtatcgaaagcaaaacatagatgggccggtcacatcatgagaagaatcgacgatagatggactaaaagaacgctagggtggatcccaagagatgctaaacgccctcgagggagaccgccaacgagatggggtgacgtgttcgttacacggatggaccacctgagagctcagctggatacggctcaaggacgtcgtaaacgtcactcacgaagcttgagaacatcttggatggcAATGGCgcgggaacgaaacgagtggaagagatgctggggctcGCACGTTCAGTGA
- a CDS encoding hypothetical protein (NECATOR_CHRII.G6411.T1): MRRTVDQCPADIVLAPLGCPLTDLEYVDDVLIFAESSTKLQHVVNLVSKVAAAYGLRLEFDEFCYLGCTLKNNGSYESDVQQRCAKATSAFNSLTKCLWSTPITNEVKLRVYLSAIRPIMMYGSETWAAPSTVMERLDCTERKLLRRLLDYFWPRVCHNEDLYAEIDVVYRRMTRGRHQHFAPPSKMAKVNRFRFFGHILRRPADRLV; the protein is encoded by the coding sequence atgcgaagaacagtcgaccagtgtcctgccgacattgtcttagcaccattagggtgccccttgactgacctcgagtacgtcGACGATGTccttatattcgcggaaagcagtacgaaacttcaacatgttgtcaaccttgtatcgaaggtggctgcagcctatggactacgcctagagtttgatgagttctgttacctaggctgtacgctgaagaacaatggcagctacgagagcgatgttcagcaaagatgcgctaaggccacttctgcatttaactccttaacaaaatgcctgtggtcgacccccatcaccaacgaagtcaagctgcgagtctacctatccgcaattcgccccatcatgatgtacggatcggagacttgggcagcaccatcaacggttatggagaggcttgactgcacggaacgaaagctgcttagacggctacttgactacttttggcctagggtatgtcacaatgaagatctttatgcagaaattgatgtggtataccggcggatgacacgtggaagacatcaacattttgcaccgccatcgaaaatggctaaagtaaatcgttttcgcttctttggtcatatattaaggagaccggcagatcgccttgtttaA
- a CDS encoding hypothetical protein (NECATOR_CHRII.G6409.T1), with the protein MSLFHAICLQIRQLPLSKICPLEYANYEYEWYLRRKCRFTGFQKQFSNFSGVSPTFYCYGYLVYAKYEPVPLTTRLHTQISVGVLDPFIPLNLRFHNSMFSSLFSLEYNFKLFSRAKRIVGKNPS; encoded by the exons atGTCTTTGTTTCATGCTATTTGTTTGCAAATACGACAACTTCCTTTGTCAAAAAT ATGTCCTTTGGAGTATGCTAATTACGAATATGAATGGTATCTCAGGCGAAAATGTCGATTCACTGGTTTTCAAAAGCAGTTTTCCAATTTCAGTGGAGTATCTCCTACCTTTTACTGTTATGG ATATCTTGTCTACGCGAAGTATGAGCCAGTACCACTCACTACCAG GCTTCACACGCAGATATCTGTTGGTGTACTGGATCCATTCATTCCACTGAATTTGCGTTTTCATAACAGCATGTTTTCCTCTTTGTTCAGTCTAGAATATAATTTCAAACTCTTTAGCAGAGCCAAGCGTATAGTTGGAaaaaatccctcctaa
- a CDS encoding hypothetical protein (NECATOR_CHRII.G6411.T2), giving the protein MNQRTTAAVRTPAGCTTPFEVVTGVRQGAVAGSFLFSFAVDDIMRRTVDQCPADIVLAPLGCPLTDLEYVDDVLIFAESSTKLQHVVNLVSKVAAAYGLRLEFDEFCYLGCTLKNNGSYESDVQQRCAKATSAFNSLTKCLWSTPITNEVKLRVYLSAIRPIMMYGSETWAAPSTVMERLDCTERKLLRRLLDYFWPRVCHNEDLYAEIDVVYRRMTRGRHQHFAPPSKMAKVNRFRFFGHILRRPADRLV; this is encoded by the coding sequence atgaatcaacgaacaactgctgcagttcgaacaccagccggatgtacaacaccgtttgaagtggtaactggagtaagacaaggggcagtggcaggatctTTCCTGTTCAGTTTCGCagtcgacgacattatgcgaagaacagtcgaccagtgtcctgccgacattgtcttagcaccattagggtgccccttgactgacctcgagtacgtcGACGATGTccttatattcgcggaaagcagtacgaaacttcaacatgttgtcaaccttgtatcgaaggtggctgcagcctatggactacgcctagagtttgatgagttctgttacctaggctgtacgctgaagaacaatggcagctacgagagcgatgttcagcaaagatgcgctaaggccacttctgcatttaactccttaacaaaatgcctgtggtcgacccccatcaccaacgaagtcaagctgcgagtctacctatccgcaattcgccccatcatgatgtacggatcggagacttgggcagcaccatcaacggttatggagaggcttgactgcacggaacgaaagctgcttagacggctacttgactacttttggcctagggtatgtcacaatgaagatctttatgcagaaattgatgtggtataccggcggatgacacgtggaagacatcaacattttgcaccgccatcgaaaatggctaaagtaaatcgttttcgcttctttggtcatatattaaggagaccggcagatcgccttgtttaA
- a CDS encoding hypothetical protein (NECATOR_CHRII.G6410.T1), with amino-acid sequence MQGKRSRFYCRGRSLLLHLRKQNPRSTLYRARSSGDFNHEKRLRRKLRRQLQQDRGNEWTSRAMEFEKAWEDRNLRKAYALLKQYSGKTKRCSLVLNAANGVAVGEATLPIWRKHFKTLLNRIAPSAPELEHVHRPTYAVNEGPLTESGVLVCIQKMKNGKSGGDDWISAEMLKYLLPSGIREMTKIIRSVWIDERTPDSWRHAIIIPLHKKLSVTDLRHYQGISLLRVMYKVLHIIFLNRLIKHREETTRDEQDGFRPGRSTIDQVFIVRRVIEIWQRYSKPMQLALLDFEAAFDSPHRGHLLNALRADGVPGKFVR; translated from the coding sequence ATGCAGGGGAAACGTTCCCGGTTCTactgccgcggaagaagtttgcttttgcatctgcggaaacaaaatccacgttcAACTCTTTATCGCGCGCGCAGctctggtgacttcaaccacgAAAAGCgccttagaaggaagctgcgtcgtcaactgcaacaagaccgcggtaacgagtggacgtcaagagcgatggagtttgagaaggcgtgggaggacaggaacttgcggaaagcctatgctctactaaaacagtatagcggcaaaacgAAAAGATGTTCGCTTGTCCTCAACGCtgccaatggggtagctgtcggtgaagcaacccttccaatttggaggaaacacttcaagaccttacTGAACCGgatagcaccgtcagctcctgaactcgaacacgttcatagaccgacgtatgcggttaacgaggggCCACTGACCGAGTCGggggtcctggtctgtattcaaaaaatgaagaatggaaaatctggtggagacgactggattagcgcagaaatgttaaaatatcttcttccgtctgggattcgtgagatgacaaagatcatccgttcagtatggatagacgaaaggacaCCTGATTCGTGGCGACACGCTAttataattcccctccacaagaagttatccgtcacggacctcAGGCATTATcaaggaatctctttgctgcgtgttatgtacaaggtctTGCACATAATCTTTTTGAACCGACTTATTAAGCATcgtgaagaaacaacgcgcgacgagcaagatggctttcgtcctggccgatctacgattgaccaggtgttcatcgtcaggagagtgatcgaaatctggcagcggtattcgaagccaatgcaactagcgcttctggattttgaagccgcgttcgactctcctcaccgaggccatcttctcaacgcgctccgcgccgatggagtaccaggaaagttcgttcgctag